In Glycine max cultivar Williams 82 chromosome 7, Glycine_max_v4.0, whole genome shotgun sequence, a single window of DNA contains:
- the GK gene encoding glycerol kinase gives MSKEDVFVGAIDQGTSSSRFIIYDAKTGVVGCHHVEFTQFYPQAGWVEHDPMEILESVKVCVAKAVDKATADGFNVDKGLKAIGLTNQRETTLLWSKSTGLPLHNAIVWMDARTSSICRRLEKELSGGRNHFVESCGLPISTYFSALKLLWLMENVDAVKEAIKKKDALFGTIDTWLIWNLTGGVNGGLHVTDVSNASRTMLMNLKTLDWDASTLKTLNIPAEILPNIVSNAEIIGEVGSGWPIAGVPIAGCLGDQHAAMLGQSCRKGEAKSTYGTGAFILLNTGEGIIQSKHGLLSTIAFKLGPKAPTNYALEGSVAIAGAAVQWLRDGLGIISSAAEIEEMALQVESTGGVYFVPAFNGLFAPWWREDARGVCIGITRFTSKGHIARAVLESMCFQVKDVLDSMHKDSGESESQKTEFLLRVDGGATVNNLLMQIQADLVGCPVIRPADIETTALGAAYAAGLATGIWKEDFIFNTEEKLKNARVFRPVMTEEVRKKKVDSWCKAVSKTFDLADLAL, from the exons ATGTCGAAAGAGGATGTGTTTGTTGGCGCGATCGACCAAGGAACGAGCAGCAGCAGGTTCATAATATACGACGCGAAGACTGGAGTAGTAGGATGCCACCACGTGGAGTTCACCCAGTTCTACCCGCAAGCCGGGTGGGTGGAGCATGACCCCATGGAGATCTTGGAGAGTGTGAAGGTGTGCGTGGCCAAGGCCGTCGATAAGGCCACCGCTGATGGCTTCAACGTCGATAAAGGCTTGAAGGCCATTGGTCTCACCAATCAGAGAGAGACCACTCTCCTCTGGAGCAAATCCACCGGCCTCCCTCTTCACAACGCCATTGTTTGGATGGATGCTCGCACTTCTTCCATTTGCAG GAGATTGGAAAAGGAGTTATCTGGCGGTAGAAACCATTTTGTGGAGAGTTGTGGCTTGCCTATTAGCACATACTTCAGTGCTTTGAAGCTGCTGTGGTTGATGGAAAATGTAGATGCCGTAAAGGAGGCCATAAAGAAAAAGGATGCGCTGTTTGGAACTATTGACACTTGGTTGATATGGAATCTAACTGGTGGGGTGAATGGGGGATTGCATGTTACCGATGTTTCAAATGCATCTCGTACAATGCTCATGAATCTAAAAACCCTTGACTGGGATGCATCTACCTTAAAAACCCTTAATATTCCTGCTGAAATTTTGCCTAATATTGTTAGTAATGCCGAAATTATAGGAGAGGTTGGGTCTGGATGGCCAATTGCTGGTGTCCCTATTGCTGGATGTTTAGGGGATCAACATGCTGCAATGTTAGGACAATCATGCCGTAAAGGGGAGGCTAAGAGCACTTATGGCACAGGTGCTTTCATACTACTAAATACTGGTGAAGGGATAATTCAATCGAAGCACGGTCTTTTATCCACTATAGCTTTCAAGCTTGGCCCAAAAGCTCCAACCAATTATGCATTGGAAGGATCAGTTGCTATTGCTGGAGCTGCAGTGCAGTGGCTTAGAGACGGTCTTGGCATCATTTCTAGTGCTGCAGAGATAGAGGAGATGGCATTACAGGTTGAATCCACTGGTGGGGTTTACTTTGTTCCTGCTTTTAATGGATTGTTTGCCCCATGGTGGCGTGAGGATGCTCGCGGGGTTTGTATTGGAATAACAAGGTTTACAAGCAAGGGTCACATTGCCCGAGCTGTGCTTGAGAGCATGTGTTTCCAAGTGAAAGATGTCTTGGATTCAATGCATAAAGATTCAGGAGAAAGTGAATCCCAAAAAACAGAGTTTTTGCTTAGAGTGGATGGTGGGGCAACTGTAAACAACCTGCTGATGCAGATTCAG GCAGATTTGGTGGGATGTCCAGTAATTAGACCTGCTGACATAGAGACAACAGCACTTGGAGCAGCCTATGCTGCCGGATTAGCTACTGGGATTTGGaaagaagattttattttcaatactgAGGAGAAGTTGAAGAATGCTAGAGTTTTCCGTCCTGTAATGACTGAGgaagtaaggaaaaagaaagttgACTCTTGGTGCAAAGCTGTTAGTAAAACTTTCGACTTAGCTGATCTTGCTCTTTGA
- the LOC100783744 gene encoding VQ motif-containing protein 11 yields MAASNSTLHSPTTPNTTFVQANPSNFRAVVQKLTGASDDPSAHKLPLTLPTRLAAAQSHRPASAGEVIGPKKPNFKLHERRNAAAKRLELPIDTAMSMMMMSVSPTSSLVRSRTTTTTLVASPVSPLELFLARASPRTPHEEEEERAIAEKGFYLHPSPRASQPPELLPLFPLHSPTHNHNHNHTTNSPSIPN; encoded by the coding sequence ATGGCTGCTTCCAACTCGACCCTCCACTCACCCACCACTCCCAACACCACCTTCGTCCAAGCCAACCCTTCCAACTTCCGCGCCGTCGTCCAGAAGCTCACCGGCGCCTCCGATGACCCCTCCGCCCATAAACTCCCCCTCACTCTCCCCACGCGCCTCGCGGCAGCGCAGTCCCACCGCCCCGCCTCCGCCGGCGAGGTGATCGGCCCCAAGAAGCCGAACTTCAAGCTCCACGAGCGCCGCAACGCCGCCGCCAAGAGGCTGGAGCTCCCCATCGACACAGCCATGagcatgatgatgatgagcgTCTCGCCCACGTCCTCGCTGGTTCGAAGCAGAACAACGACGACAACGTTGGTAGCTTCGCCGGTTTCTCCACTGGAGTTGTTTCTGGCGCGTGCTAGCCCACGCACGCCGCAcgaggaggaagaagagagaGCGATAGCGGAGAAAGGGTTCTACTTGCACCCTTCCCCTCGAGCTTCTCAACCTCCTGAGCTTTTGCCACTCTTCCCTTTGCATTCTCCCACTCACAACCACAACCACAATCACACCACCAATTCACCAtcaattcctaattaa
- the LOC100784276 gene encoding protein TSS produces the protein MPPRSGKGKSNKAKAEKKKKEEKAAAAPSLVDITVVTPYDTQIVLKGISTDKILDVRKLLAVKVETCHFTNYSLSHETKGQRLNDRVEVVTLKPCLLRMVEEDYTDEAQAIAHVRRVLDIVACTTRFGRPKRSVASSESRPKKNGKAQHQNQTSLSPPGTPNGESRVGSPSSEAPPSAILDNVGMKAIHPTPKLSDFYEFFSFSHLSPPILHLKRCEVKDEEDRRKGDYFQLQVKICNGKVIEVVGSEKGFYTVGKQSLHSHTLVDLLQQLSRAFATAYESLMKAFLERNKFGNLPYGFRANTWLVPPSVAESPSIFPALPAEDENWGGNGGGQGRNGEFELRPWATDFAILASLPCKTEEERVVRDRKAFLLHSQFVDTSIFKGVAAIQHAMESKLNTKNELNSYPDSVLHEDHVGDLSIIVKRDIQDGNAKYNSLLDESSMHKVDAQKNLLKGLTADESVIVHDMSSLAVVVVHHCGYTATVKVVGNVNTRKPKVRDIEIDDQPDGGANALNINSLRVLLHKSGAESLEGTLSSLSNSNDLDASKVLVRKVVQECMEKIKEEPSASERSIRWELGSCWIQHLQKQETSTDNSSKNKEDGNDLEQAVKGLGKQFKFLKRREKKSNNLDGADSREQNDSRLANMNDVADKVEPNNDDLSNSNELEKLLSEEAFLRLKESGTGLHTKSVDELISMAHKFYDEVALPKLAMDFGSLELSPVDGRTLTDFMHLRGLQMRSLGKVVKLAENLPHIQSLCIHEMITRAFKHLLKAVTASVDNVADLSAAIASTLNFLLGGSRTEDGADQILIDDHNLRIQWLHLFLSKRFGWTLNDEFQHLRKLSILRGLCHKVGLELFPRDYDMESSKPFGKNDIISLVPVCKHVGCSSLDGRNLLESSKIALDKGKLEDAVNYGTKALAKMMAVCGPFHQNTASAYSLLAVVLYHTGDFNQATIYQQKALDINERELGLDHPDTMKSYGDLSVFYYRLQHIELALKYVNRALFLLHFTCGLSHPNTAATYINVAMMEEAMGNVHVALRYLHEALKCNKRLLGADHIQTAASYHAIAIALSLMDAFSLSMQHEQTTLKILQAKLGSEDLRTQDAAAWLEYFESKAIEQQEATKNGTPKPDASIASKGHLSVSDLLDFISPNPKGNDARRKQRRTKILSTSDNNSQEHDEAIADETILFDNSKDALSMIQGKIEETNGKLDSQVQKQNGDFTGYRPVTSEPVYEASSDEGWQEANSKGRSGNAANRKFGHKKRHHLSKLSINGSNNYIYREGSSRNEITSPPQRGVPKVMLDMSSPSRQSKSRNLTLNEDSVNHSTKASVSKISSPASLSSLASKSISYKEVALAPPGTVLKPLLEKADMERVNAGDEICCNPAVTSISEGSCQSSITNTVCQHDETEETHENEPQQESSGSELEKVSDQAKSTAETNGSKLSAAAKPFNPGMLSMSHHLNSASFTSMYDTDVSQGMHVETVLPPAVARVPCGPRSPLYYRTNYTFRMKHGSTKGQTSIRERSGFGSPRIMNPHAPEFVPRNASQIEANDANSNVSNEHNSLSDIGMSEENKLDENFVEINGSSNKNSISESEKSEIARQILLSFLVKSVKENIDSVDESKDGEGKIEILESCSDEIAKDSAVINIMYGNEEKNKTVPHSSDSDEQEKLGVTEKKNGDGEGFIVVSKRRKNRQKITNGVTELYNQQSICASVR, from the exons atgccccCAAGATCAGGAAAAGGGAAATCAAATAAAGCAAAggcagagaaaaagaaaaaggaagagaaag CTGCAGCAGCACCTTCTCTTGTTGACATCACTGTGGTCACCCCATATGACACACAGATTGTCTTGAAG GGTATCTCTACTGATAAGATACTTGATGTAAGAAAACTATTGGCTGTGAAGGTGGAGACATGCCATTTCACAAACTATTCTTTATCTCATGAG ACCAAAGGGCAGAGATTAAATGACAGAGTGGAAGTTGTTACCCTAAAGCCATGTCTTCTAAGAATGGTTGAAG AGGATTATACAGATGAAGCCCAAGCAATTGCGCACGTGCGGAGGGTCTTGGACATTGTGGCCTGCACAACAAGGTTCGGTAGGCCCAAACGGAGCGTAGCAAGCTCAGAGTCAAGGCCCAAGAAAAATGGTAAGGCCCAACATCAGAACCAGACAAGTTTGAGCCCACCGGGGACACCGAATGGGGAATCCCGGGTCGGGTCACCGTCGTCGGAGGCGCCACCGTCGGCGATCTTGGATAACGTGGGGATGAAGGCCATTCACCCAACACCGAAGCTCTCAGATTTCTACGagttcttctccttctctcacCTCTCTCCCCCGATTTTAC ATTTGAAGAGATGtgaagtgaaggatgaagaggatAGGCGCAAAGGAGATTACTTTCAGCTTCAG GTTAAAATATGCAATGGGAAGGTAATAGAAGTGGTTGGTTCTGAGAAAGGGTTTTACACAGTAGGGAAGCAGTCTCTGCACAGCCACACCTTGGTTGATCTTCTCCAACAGCTCAGCCGAGCCTTTGCTACC GCATATGAATCATTGATGAAAGCCTTTTTGGAACGTAATAAG TTTGGAAATCTTCCGTATGGATTCCGAGCAAATACATGGCTTGTCCCTCCGTCTGTCGCAGAGTCTCCTTCAATCTTTCCTGCATTACCTGCTGAAGATGAAAACTGGGGTGGTAACGGTGGTGGCCAAGGAAGAAATGGTGAATTTGAGCTTAGACCATGGGCAACAGATTTTGCAATACTGGCCTCTCTTCCTTGCAAAACTGAGGAGGAGAGGGTGGTTAGAGATAGAAAAGCATTTCTGCTTCACAGTCAGTTTGTTGATACCTCAATATTTAAGGGTGTTGCGGCTATACAGCATGCCATGGAATCCAAGTTAAATACCAAGAATGAATTGAATTCTTATCCAGATTCTGTTCTGCATGAAGATCACGTGGGAGACTTATCCATTATAGTCAAACGTGATATCCAGGATGGAAATGCAAAGTACAATTCTTTACTGGATGAATCTAGCATGCATAAGGTGGATGCTCAGAAGAATTTACTCAAAGGGTTGACTGCAGATGAAAGTGTAATTGTTCAT GATATGTCTTCCTtggctgttgttgttgtacaCCACTGTGGATATACTGCAACGGTAAAGGTTGTGGGTAATGTGAACACAAGGAAGCCTAAAGTTCGAGATATTGAGATAGATGATCAGCCAGATGGAGGGGCAAATGCTCTCAACATCAACAG TTTGAGGGTACTGCTTCACAAGTCGGGAGCTGAGTCATTAGAAGGGACTTTATCATCCCTGTCAAATTCGAATGACTTAGATGCTTCTAAAGTCCTTGTTCGGAAGGTGGTTCAAGAATGTATGGAAAAGATAAAGGAGGAGCCAAGTGCTTCAGAAAGGTCTATTCGATGGGAACTTGGTTCCTGTTGGATCCAGCATTTGCAAAAACAGGAAACTTCAACAGATAACAGTTCCAAAAACAAAGAAGATGGCAATGATCTTGAGCAAGCTGTTAAAGGTCTTGGAaagcaatttaaatttttgaagagGAGAGAGAAGAAATCCAATAATCTAGATGGTGCAGATTCTAGGGAGCAAAATGACTCTAGACTTGCAAACATGAATGATGTTGCGGATAAAGTTGAGCCAAACAATGATGACTTAAGTAACTCTAATGAATTAGAGAAACTACTTTCTGAAGAAGCATTTTTGCGTCTCAAAGAATCTGGAACTGGTCTTCACACAAAG TCAGTGGATGAGCTTATCAGCATGGCACACAAGTTTTATGATGAAGTTGCCTTGCCAAAGCTG GCTATGGACTTTGGATCACTGGAACTTTCTCCAGTCGATGGTCGTACACTGACTGACTTTATGCATTTAAGAGGATTACAGATGCGATCTTTGGGTAAAGTG GTTAAACTTGCGGAGAATCTTCCACACATACAATCCCTTTGTATTCATGAGATGATCACTCGAGCTTTCAAGCATCTACTTAAAGCAGTTACTGCCTCTGTTGACAATGTAGCTGATCTATCTGCAGCCATTGCATCAACACTGAATTTCTTACTTGGTGGGTCTCGAACAGAAGATGGCGCTGACCAAATTTTGATTGATGATCATAATCTCAGAATTCAATGGTTACATCTGTTTTTGTCCAAAAGATTTGGCTGGACACTAAATGATGAATTTCAACATTTAAGGAAGTTGTCGATTCTCAGAGGGCTCTGTCACAAG GTTGGATTGGAATTGTTCCCAAGAGATTATGACATGGAGTCCAGTAAGCCCTTTGGGAAAAATGATATTATCAGCCTGGTTCCTGTTTGCAAG catgTAGGGTGCTCCTCATTAGATGGACGCAATTTATTGGAGTCTTCCAAAATTGCTCTTGATAAAGGAAAGCTTGAGGATGCTGTGAATTATGGAACAAAG GCATTAGCTAAGATGATGGCTGTTTGTGGACCCTTTCATCAAAATACTGCAAGTGCATATAGTCTTCTAGCTGTGGTTCTCTACCACACTGGAGATTTTAACCAG gcCACCATCTATCAGCAAAAGGCCTTGGATATAAATGAGAGGGAGCTAGGGCTTGACCACCCTGACACTATGAAAAGCTATGGGGATCTTTCCGTCTTTTATTATCGTCTGCAACACATTGAGTTGGCTCTGAA GTATGTTAATCGTGCTCTATTCCTTCTACATTTTACATGTGGGCTGTCTCATCCAAACACAGCAGCTACTTATATAAATGTGGCTATGATGGAAGAGGCCATGGGAAATGTTCATGTGGCACTCAGATACTTGCATGAAGCTCTTAAATGCAACAAAAGATTGTTAGGAGCAGATCATATAcag ACTGCCGCAAGCTATCACGCCATAGCTATAGCTCTTTCATTGATGGATGCATTTTCTCTGAGTATGCAACATGAGCAAACTACACTAAAGATACTTCAAGCAAAGCTTGGATCAGAAGATCTTCGTACACAG GATGCTGCCGCGTGGCTTGAATATTTTGAATCAAAAGCCATAGAGCAGCAAGAAGCAACTAAAAATGGAACTCCAAAGCCTGATGCATCCATTGCAAGTAAAGGTCACCTTAG CGTGTCAGATCTCCTGGATTTTATTAGTCCCAACCCAAAAGGAAATGATGCTCGGAGGAAACAGAGGCGTACAAAG ATACTCTCAACAAGTGATAACAACAGTCAAGAACATGATGAAGCAATAGCTGATGAGACAATTCTTTTTGATAACTCAAAAGATGCTCTAAGTATGATACAAggcaaaatagaagaaacaaaTGGCAAACTTGATTCTCAAGTACAGAAACAAAATGGTGATTTCACTGGGTACAGACCAGTGACAAGTGAACCTGTTTATGAGGCGTCATCTGATGAAGGTTGGCAAGAAGCCAATTCAAAAGGGCGGTCAGGAAATGCTGCTAACCGCAAGTTTGGGCACAAAAAGCGACATCATCTATCAAAGCTCAGCATTAATGGTTCAAATAATTACATTTACAGGGAAGGCAGTTCTAGGAATGAGATTACTTCGCCACCACAAAGAGGAGTTCCAAAAGTCATGTTAGACATGTCATCTCCATCTAGACAATCAAAATCTAGAAACTTAACTTTGAATGAGGATTCTGTTAATCATTCAACAAAAGCTTCTGTGTCCAAAATTTCATCTCCGGCATCTCTGAGTTCCTTGGCTTCAAAGTCTATATCTTACAAAGAAGTGGCTTTAGCACCACCAGGAACTGTTTTAAAGCCATTGTTGGAAAAGGCTGACATGGAAAGGGTTAATGCTGGAGATGAGATATGCTGCAATCCTGCTGTGACATCAATAAGTGAAGGTAGTTGCCAAAGTTCCATAACTAATACAGTTTGTCAGCATGATGAAACAGAGGAAACTCATGAAAATGAACCTCAACAAGAAAGTTCTGGATCGGAACTTGAGAAGGTTTCTGATCAGGCAAAATCTACAGCAGAAACAAATGGCAGTAAGCTTTCAGCTGCGGCCAAACCTTTCAATCCAGGAATGTTGTCCATGTCTCACCATTTAAATTCAGCTTCCTTCACAAGCATGTATGATACAGATGTTAGTCAAGGCATGCACGTGGAGACTGTGCTTCCCCCTGCTGTTGCTAGGGTCCCTTGTGGGCCTAGATCGCCTCTGTATTATAGAACCAACTATACTTTTCGCATGAAACATGGTTCTACTAAAGGTCAAACCTCTATCAGAGAAAGAAGTGGATTTGGGTCTCCAAGAATAATGAATCCACATGCGCCTGAGTTTGTTCCCAGAAATGCTTCTCAAATAGAAGCCAATGATGCCAATTCAAATGTTTCCAATGAGCATAACTCTTTGTCTGACATAGGCATGTCAGAAGAAAACAAGCTAGATGAAAATTTTGTTGAAATCAATGGGAGTTCCAACAAAAACAGTATTTCTGAATCTGAGAAGTCCGAGATAGCTAGGCAGATACTGCTCAGTTTTCTAGTGAAATCTGTCAAGGAAAATATTGATTCTGTGGATGAGTCTAAGGATGGTGAAGGAAAAATTGAGATCTTGGAAAGTTGTTCTGATGAAATAGCCAAAGACAGTGCTGTCATAAACATTATGTATGGaaatgaagaaaagaataagacaGTGCCTCATTCCAGTGATAGTGATGAGCAAGAGAAATTAGGTGTTACTGAAAAAAAGAATGGAGATGGTGAAGGGTTTATAGTTGTCTCGAAGAGGAGGAAAAACAGGCAGAAGATCACAAATGGAGTCACAGAATTGTACAACCAACAGTCCATTTGTGCTTCAGTTCGTTGA